DNA from Sulfodiicoccus acidiphilus:
TCCCATCTAATTGGCCAGTGTTAATCATCCTTCCCTTATCATCAACCACTTGGGTTATACCTAAACCGTACTTCAATATCCATCTTATATCTTGCGGATCTCCGAAAGAACACACCATCACTGCACCGGTGCCGAAGTCCTTGTCAACGGCCTCGTCGGCAATCACCTTCACTTTTCTGTTAAAGATAGGAGCTATGGCAGTTCTTCCCACAACGTTAGTGTACCTCGGATCTGACGGGTGGACTACTATTGCTTGCACAGCGGGGATGAGCTCAGGTCTAGTGGTGGCAATAGTTATGTTTCCTCCCCCTCAAGGGGAAACTTAACGTAGGCCAGTACCCCTTCTTCCTCTTTATATCCGACCTCACTTTGTGCTAGTGCGGTCTCGCATTTTGGACACCAATAGACAGGCCCCTCCTTGTTCTTGAGCAAACCCTTCCCGAACATCTCCAATAGGCTCCTTTGTACGGCCCTCCTGTAGTTTGATTCGTAAGTTCTATACTCGAACCTTTCCCACTCCGGCCTGTATCCAAGGCGTACCATCCCTTCTTTCATCTTGGAGATCATCTCTTCCGTCCACTCTCTGCACTTCTGAAGGAAGAGTTCCCTTTTCTCCTTAGGAACGCCTAGTTTGTATTGCACCTTCAGTTCCGTGGGAAGTCCCTGGGTGTCCCACCCCTGTGGGTGAAGTACATTGTAGCCTGCTAATCTTCTGAACCTAGCAGTAGTGTCTATGATTGTTACCCAGTAGGCATGTCCCATATGCAGTTCGCCGCTGGTGAACGGGGGTGGCGTATCTATCACAAAGGAGGGTTTATCGCTGTCCTCCTTGAATCTAAACACCCTCTCGTAGAATTCTCTAGTTAGCCACAGGTTTTGCCATTTCTGTTCCACGACCTTAGGGTCGTAGTGCGTGGGCCACTGGTCTACGTTGGACATCTCAGACCCATGGGATAGACGGTGCTCTCGATTTAAGAGTGTTACTAAAGACTGTACTATACGTCCTTTATCAATGGGGATTAAGGAAACGGAAAGTCCTCACATTTCAAATAATACTACGCCGATCATAACTGTCAATTGCGGTCACCGACGGAGTAATAACGGAGTGCCTCTGTCGAAGGGAGAGTTTGTGAGGTAACGCCTCTGCTCCAACTAGTTTGACAGATTCTCTAGAGGGTGCGGGATGGGAAATAACCTGAGTGTCCATGGAAGCCTCACCCTCCACCATCAGATAATGGGCATATGGAACATGAAGTCCTTTCCGTCAGGGTGGGGTAGTTGACGTAGGTTTGAATCGAGGAGAACCATTCAGGGTAGCGAGGAAGTCAGTTTGGCCACCTTCTTCTGCTTCAAGAATCTAGCCCAATCCACTAGATTAACTAGTAGCTGTGATATGAACTTCTTTGCGTCCTGATCTATCAGGTTGCCTTGGCTGTCGAACTTCTGACTGGCGAAGGTGACAAAGACCTCAGGCAGGTTTACAGGATAGATGTTAAGGAACACGAACATCTGACGCAAGTGGTACTGAGCCCTAGATCCGCCGAGCATACCGATCGAGGCACTCATTACAGCAGCAGGCTTTCCATCGAAAGAATTATCTCCGTAAGGCCTTGAAGCCCAGTCGATAGCATTCTTCAGTACCCCTGGAACCGAGTAGTTATACTCAGGAGTTGCAAAGAGTATGGCATCTGCCTCCTTTATTTTCCTTTTGAGTTCCCTCACAGGTTCGGGCGGATTGTTCTCCTCGTCCTGATTGAAAGGTGGTATTAGGTGCAAGTTCTCATATATTTCGAGGGTGGCCCCATAGGGGAGTAACGATGAAGCCGCCCTCAGCAACATCTTGTTATAAGAATTCTTCCTTATGCTGCCAGGTATCCCTAATATTCGGACGGTCTCCATATGCTTTTACTTGCTCAAGTAAATTATAAAGCTGTCGTTCCTTTTAGTTCAAGAGTAGTAAACTACCCCCAGAAGAGGTCTCTGGTGTAGAAAGATGAAATATAGCAAGCTCCTGCAATAGAAGGAGATAAAATTCTCTACTTTAATAGATACTTTGTTGATTCATATACCTTGAGAATGAGTTTAAGGGTTTGAATAAGAGCCCAACTGCCTCTGCTCTCATGTCGGTAGCAGCCAGTAGTTTCAGATAAGCTTTGAAGTTCATACGCTTTTGAGTTAAAATGAAATCGGCCATGCTAGACCAGCTGTGGGTCGTCCTGCTGATGGGCGGAGGAAGAACTGAATCCGCGACTTCGGTGAAGTCTAAGGGCCGAGGATCGATGTCAAATGTAATCAATCCTAAGAAGCCCAAATCCTGTGGACAGGAAACCTCTACTATACATCACCTTTTCCGAGTAGGTGTACATCGAGTTTCCTGGAAGAAGGAAATCCTCGTCGGGAGGGTGATGCATTTCTATGTCTCAGGTAAACCACCTCAAATCAAGGGTAATGCCTTTTCTTAATCGAACTGCCCACTCAGATATTTGCTTTTGGGATATCCCAAATATCCTAAAACTAGGATTTGGAAATTGATTAGTGGGTTGGCATTGTAGGTGTAGTAAGGTCACGAGGACGTTCTTGTCATCGTTAGCTATCACAAGTTCGACCAAGAGGGGTTCTCTGTCACTCTCCACCGTCCTGAGATGAGAAATGTAAAAACCCGAATCGTTGGGGGATCCTCGAGGATAGTTGGGGAGGTGGGTAGCAAAATATTTAAGGAGAAAAGCTCCCGTTGTGAAGAGATCTTAAATGAGTCTGAGAATAAAGGGGACTAACTCTCACGGTAGCTTAGGGTGGTTCGAGGTTAACTGCAGGATTTGTAATACAACATTAAGAATAGGCACAGATCTTGTTTACGTCTGTCCTAAAGATGAAAAACGGTATCACGCTTACTTCTGCGAGGCGTGCAAGAGGGGAGTAAAGGGGAAGTGCCCCTACTGCAGTACAGAGTTAGTTACAGTAATCTAGTACTGCTTAATGTGTAACTCCTCCCTTGCGCACTAGGTTTCTCGCTGAACCTTCAAAGATTTCCGTAAA
Protein-coding regions in this window:
- a CDS encoding NADPH-dependent FMN reductase, which produces METVRILGIPGSIRKNSYNKMLLRAASSLLPYGATLEIYENLHLIPPFNQDEENNPPEPVRELKRKIKEADAILFATPEYNYSVPGVLKNAIDWASRPYGDNSFDGKPAAVMSASIGMLGGSRAQYHLRQMFVFLNIYPVNLPEVFVTFASQKFDSQGNLIDQDAKKFISQLLVNLVDWARFLKQKKVAKLTSSLP